The region GTCGAACAGGCGGAACAGCACGTCCTTGTCCTGCACGTGGCGCGCGGCAAGCCGGCGCGAGTGCAGGTCGCCGCGCTTGGCGAGCGTGATCAGCTTCTCCGCGAACGGACGCAGCTCCTTGGCCTTGGCCGTGGTCGTCTCGATGCGGCCGTGCAGGAACAGGCTGGTGGTCATGTTACGCAGCATCGCCAGCTTGTGGCTGGTGGTGCGGCCCAGCGCGCTCCCCTTGTTGTTGTGCCTCATGATTCAAGCTCTTTCTGGGGATCCGTGCCGTTGCCGGCGCCGTTCTCACCGTTTGCGTTGTCAGCGCCGTCGGCCGCGGCCTCGCGCTCGATCCACCACAGCGCCCCATCCTCGCCCTGCTCCAGGTCCGCGCCGAAGCGCAGCCCGTGACCGGCCAGGAAGTCGCTGATCTCCTGAAGGGACTTCTTGCCGAAGTTGTCGATCCCCAGCATCTGCTGCTCGGTGCGCTGCACCAGGTCGCGGACGGTGTGGATGTTCTCCTTCTGCAGCGAGTTGCGGCTGCGG is a window of Longimicrobiaceae bacterium DNA encoding:
- the rplQ gene encoding 50S ribosomal protein L17 → MRHNNKGSALGRTTSHKLAMLRNMTTSLFLHGRIETTTAKAKELRPFAEKLITLAKRGDLHSRRLAARHVQDKDVLFRLFDSIGPRFAARPGGYTRILKTGFRQGDGADTALIELVDRGETAAPAAAAK